In the genome of Variovorax sp. PAMC26660, the window GCTGTCGCGCGAACTACCTTCTGTCATTGCTGCGTTCGGTGTGTATGTCCCTCTGAACAATCCACCGCCCCAAGAGGCGCATACGCTCACCATCACCCAACTCGAAGCCTACGTCTACGTGATGTGGCTGCTGGCTTTATGCCGTCTGCTCGATCATTCCGAATTGATTCCAACGGTCATGAGTTGGATCGACAGGAACGCCGAGTTCAACCGGGGTCGTGACGGCCTGTTCGAGGCTGTGGTGGAGAAATTGACGGGCGAAAAAGAGCCCGTGGAGCGCGTGCTGCTGCATCCTGCTGCCTACCGTCCGCTCGCCAAAGCCACCGCTCCCGATGCGCAGGACCGGCCTGCGCTGATCAAGGAGTTCCTGGATGGTTGGTACAAGAACATGAAGGACTGCTATTGGCACGGTACGCACACCGACAAGGAAGGTTCGTCGTATTTTGGGTATTGGGCTTTTGAGGCCGCATTGGTCACAGTGCTCTGGGACATCGACGACAGCAGCTATCGAGACCACTTGGTCTACCCAAAGGACCTCGCGGATTGGACGCACGAGCACCGAGCAGAGGTGCCGCCGTCCGGCCCGGATCGCACACCGGGTGGCGAGTTGTGCTTGCGAGCAGGATGGTGGTTCACGCCTGCACTGAAGGGAAGTCGGCGCTACTTCAAGCACGGCGAGATGATGCCCGTCATCGAGGGCAGTGACTATGGTTCGACGTTCTGGCAATGGGACGTTGATCAATCTGCACCGAAGCTCTGAGATACAAGGTTCGAGGAGGCGTATTCAACGGCGTCGACGCCCAGGAGCGCGCGGCAGACAGTGTGCGCGACACCGGGAGCACATGGCCTACTATCGCTACATGACCGGGGCATGGCCGCCGCCGTGCAGGGCCATCATCCCAATGCACGGTGGACGGTGGACGGTGGACGGTGGACGGGCGAGATGTTCGGGCAGCGGCTACAACCAGTGGACTACGCCGTGGTGCAGGTGGCCGCAACTGCCTAGACGTCCGGCCTTGGGCGCGGTGGCGCCGCACAGGCAAATCCCGGAAGCCCGAACCCAGCGCAGGCGATGAGACTCTCTAGGAGAAATCGTGGCATTCAAAGGCATACACAGGCAGCGATGTATGGATGAAGCGCGCGCATTGGAGCGCGACGATGATCTGACATACCGAATCGGAAGGTATACGCCGGAGATAGACAACTCGGAAATAGTGGTGGCTGCCCGCAGTTCATTTGCCTGGAGTGTGGCGACGAGTTCACTGGAATTGTTGATCCTCCGCTACACAGCCGGTCACCCAGTCGACGAACTGGTAGCGGAGTTACCCGCGGTCATTGCTGCCTTTGACCGTTACATTCCACTGGATAACCCGCCCCCGCACGAAGCCCACACACTAACCATCACCCAGCATGAGGCCTACGTCTATGTGCTGTGGTTGCTGTCCCTGTGTCGCCTGCTGGGCCACGACAAGCTGGTACCCATCATCATCGGCTGGCTGGATCAGCAGGCCGAATTCAACCGAGGCCGCGATGGCTTGTTCGAATCCATCGTCGAGAAACTGACGAGAGTCAACGTGCCCGCAGAGCGCGTGCTGCTGCACCCAGCGGCGTACAAGCCCTTGGCCAAGGTGACCGTTGCATCAGAGGAAGACCGCCCGGCGCGCATGCAGGAGTTCTTGGATGGCTGGTACAAAAACATGAAAGAGTGCTATTGGCACGACACACACAAAGACGGTGAGGGCTCGTCCTACTTCGGTTATTGGGCCTTTGAAGCAGCACTCGTTACCGTGCTCTGGGACATGGATGACAGCAGCTACCGAGACCACTTGGTCTACCCGAAGGACCTCGCGGACTGGGCACGCGAGCACCGAACGGAGGCTTCGCCGTCTGGCCCCGGCCGTACGTCTGGTGGTGCGCCGTGTGCTCAAGCAGAATAGTGATTCACGCCTGCACTGAAGGGTAGTCGCTGCCAATTGAAGCACAGCGAGGTAATGCCGGTCACCGAGGGCAGTGACTACGGCTCGACGCTCTGACAATGGCACATTGATCAATCTGTTCCGACGCTGTGAGACTTTTCTTCGAGGCGACGTAAAGAGAGAGGACGGACCTTGGATTGCGACGCAAGTCGGGGGTACAGCAGTTGGGCGTTGGGGAGCTCGAAAAGGGCAGCTACCGCAACAGCTTCGAGGCGCAGCCGGTCGGAGCACCGGTGGTGCCCCGCTGGCGCCTAACCCCACGGCGCCTGAGGCGATGGTCGCGCTCGTGGCCACCTTATAGTCCCCGCTATCGAAAGCAAGGAGCGCAATGATGAGCCGATTCGAAGAGATGTTGGACAAGGCGCATGCCAACGCAGCCGTGGTCATGAAGCTCTATGAAGAGTGCCTGAACCAGAAGAACTATTCGATGGCCGAGGCTCTCATCGCCCCTTCGCTTGAAACTCCCGGCGGACAGGGAGTGGAAGGGTTCCTGGAAATCATTCGCCCGCTCCACGCGGCATTTGATCCCCTGGCCTTCAAGATCGAAGACATCATCGCGCAAGGCGATCGAGTGGTCGTCCGCTGGACGATGCGTGGCACGCACTCTGGGGTCTGGGCTGGAGCGGCCCCGACCCACAAGCCTGTTCAGCAGACCGCCATCGTGATCTACCAAGTGCAGGATGGAAAGATTGCCGCCTATTGGCCGATGGTGGATCGCCTGGGCCTCGCCATGCAGCTGGGCTTGGTGGTGGCTGGGAATGGCCAGGCTTCGCCTCACGCCACATCTACTTGAATCTTCATTGTTCTCACCGCCCGTTCCAGACTCGCCCGCATGATCACGCGATGAAACGGTGCAATCGTCGCAAGATAGGTGCGCCCCAGTCGGTTGTGGCAATGCACCACCGTCCCCGCGACCAGCTCGCGCCCATGGGCTGCATCGGTATGAAGTTGGAGGCTGACGCGGAAGTCGAGATGCCGATCATCCTCGCCCAGCACCAATTCCGTCGCGCTCTTTGACAGCACCGGAAAGAAGCCGATCACCGGTCCACGCGCCGCGGCGGCAAGACCGACGGCGCGCGACGACTTGACGCCGACGGTCGCCATCACCACGTCGCGGGCCCCTGTGAGCGCACGAATCCACCAGGCCTGTTTCTCCAACGCGGCGCGTGCAAGCACCTCCAGGTCATTGCTGGCCCCCGCCGGCAGTTGAATTGCATAGGCGTCCAAAAGGTCTGCGCCCGCGTAGAGCGGCGCAAGCACGCTGTTGCTGGGGATGGGCACGGCGCGCGCTTTGGTCATGTGTTCAGGTACCGGATGCTGGGGAGGGGCGTAGCCATGGTGCGGGCACGGTAGATCGAGATGTCCCCCCTTGATAAAGCATGCAGGGGCGCTGCATCTTATCCGTCGCGGCCTCCGCGCGTGCTGCCGATGCGTTCAGCGCCGTCGTGGCCCCACCGCGCGAGGCTTGTCGGGCAGCAGATGGTCGAGCGGCAAGGCCGTTTCCGACTTGATCTCGCGCAGCACGATGCTCGAACGCACGTGCGTGACGCCGGGCAGGCTGAACAGCACTTCGTGCAAAAAGCGCTCGTAGTGCTTCATGTCCGGCACTGTCACGTTCAGGATGTAATCCGCCGGGCCGGTGGCCGACACGCAGCGGATGATCTGCGGGCTCGCGGCCACGGCTTCCTCGAAGCGCTGCACCATCGCTTCGCTGTGCCGGTCGAGGTTCACCTCGGCCACGGCCGACACATGCAGGCCGACCTGTTCGGGGTCGACCAGTGCGGTGTAGCCGCGAATGACGCCGGCGGCTTCCATGTCCTTGATGCGCTTCCAGCAGGGCGTGGGCGACAGCCCCACGGCCTCGGAAATCTGTTGCACCGTCTGCCGGCCGTCATGCTGCAGCGCAGAAAGAATCTTGAGGCAATGCTCGTCAAGAGAAACCGAATCGACGTTCATGGCGGGTTTCGAGAAGATTGTTCTTAAAACAAGGGTCTGCGCTAGTGTATTGAAGAAGCACTTCCGCAGGGCATCGCAGAACAATTCTGCGCATGAACGCCCCACATGACACAGCCGCACTCAGACGGCCCGGCTACCAGCTTTCCGACAACCTCTGGGCCCCCTCGGGCTCGGTCTTCATCACCGGCACGCAGGCGCTGATCCGCGTGCTGGTGATGCAGGGCCGGCGCGATGCAGCGCGAGGCCTGCACACGCAGGGCTTCGTCAGCGGCTACCGCGGCTCGCCGCTGGGCATGGTCGACCAGGCGATCTGGAAGGCGGGTGAACGCTTCAAGGAAACAGGCATCCGCTTCGTGCCGGCCGTCAACGAAGAGCTGGCGGCCACGCAGGTGCTGGGCACGCAGCGCGTCGAGTCGGACCCGGAGCGCACCGTCGAGGGCGTGTTTGCCATGTGGTACGGCAAGGGCCCCGGCGTGGACCGCGCAGGCGATGCGCTCAAGCACGGCAACGCCTATGGCTCGTCACCGCACGGCGGCGTGCTGGTGGTGGCCGGCGATGACCACGGTTGCGTGTCGTCGTCGATGCCGCACCAGAGCGACCATGCCTTCATGGCCTGGCGCATGCCGGTCATGCAGCCCTCGTGCGTGGCCGAGTACCTGGAGTTCGGCTTGTACGGCTACGAGCTGTCGCGTTACTCGGGCGCCTGGGTCGGCATGGCGGCGCTGTCCGAGATCGTGGAGAGCGCGGGCACGGTGGACCTCGACGCGGTCAACGCGCGCGTCATGGCCTGGGAAGACGCGGACACCGTGAGCACCGCCACCGGCCACCGCGCACCGCCGGACGGCCTGCATTACCGCTGGCCCGACCTGCCGTCGCTGCGCATCGAATCGCGGCTCGAAGACAAGCTCGCGGCCGTGGCCGCCTTCACCAGCCGCAACAGCATCGACCGCCATGTGATCGTGAGCGAGCACGCAAAGGTGGGCATCGTCACCTGCGGCAAGGCGCACCACGACCTGATGGAGGTGCTGCGCCGGCTCGAACTCTCGCCGGAGCAATTGGCCCGCGCCGGTGTGCGGCTGTACAAGATCGGCTTGAGCTTTCCACTCGAGCAGACGCGCATCAAGGCCTTCGCGCAGGGACTCGAAGAAATCCTCATCGTCGAAGAGAAGGGCGCGGTCGTCGAGACGCAACTGCGCGACATCTTCTACAACGCGCCGGCGCACGAGCGGCCCGTGCTCGTCGGCAAGCACGACCGCGACGGCCGGCCGCTGGTGTCGGCGCTCGGCGAACTGCGCCCCTCGCGGCTGATCGAGCTGGTCGCGCACTGGCTGGCCGCGCATTTTCCCGACAACCACGACCTGGGCGACCACCTGCAGCATGTGCGCGACTTCACGCCGCCCGAGCTGCTCGGCAACGCGAGCGATTCGGTCAAGCGCCTGCCGTATTTCTGCGCCGGCTGTCCGCACAACACCAGCACCAAGGTGCCCGAAGGCTCGACCGCGCGCGCCGGCATCGGCTGCCACTTCATGGCCAACTGGATGGACCGCAGCACGGCCGGGCTGATACAGATGGGCGGGGAGGGCGTCGACTGGATCTCGCACGCGATGTTCACGAAGACACCGCATGTGTTCCAGAACCTGGGCGACGGCACCTACTACCACTCGGGCTACCTCGCGATCCGGCAGGCGGTGGCGGCCAAGACGACGCTCACCTACAAGATCTTGTTCAACGACGCGGTCGCGATGACTGGCGGCCAGCCCATCGACGGCGTGATCAGCGTGGACGCGATCGCGCGGCAGGTTGAATCCGAGGGCGTGCGCAAGGTGGTCGTCGTCAGCGATGCCATCGACAAGTACGACGCCATCAAGAATCGTTTTCCGCAAGGCACCGAGTTCCACGACCGCGCAGCGCTCGACGATGTGCAGCGCCGCCTGCGCGAGATGGCGGGCGTCACGGTGCTCATCTACGAACAGACCTGCGCCGCAGAAAAGCGTCGCCGCCGCAAGAAGGGCGAGCTGGTCGATCCGCCCAAGCGCCTGTTCATCAACGAGGCCGTGTGCGAAGGATGCGGCGACTGCACCGTGCAAAGCAACTGCGTGGCCGTGCTGCCGCAGGAAACGTCGATGGGGCGCAAGCGCAAGATCGACCAGACCAGTTGCAACAAGGACTATTCCTGCGCCAAGGGCTTCTGCCCCAGCTTCGTGGGCGTGACCGGCGGCAAGCTGCGCCGCAAGAGCGGTGCGCTGGCTGCGGGGCGCGACGCGTTCCTGCATCGCGTGGCCGCATTGCCGTACCCCACCGCGCATGTGTGGACCGCGCCCTACGACCTGCTCGTGACCGGCGTGGGCGGCACCGGCGTGGTGACGGTCGGTGCCGTCATCGCCATGGCCGCGCACCTGGAAGGCAAGGCCGCCAGCGTGCTCGACTTCATGGGCTTTGCGCAGAAGGGCGGCTCGGTGCTGAGCTTCGTGCGCCTGGCCGATTCGCGCGACCGGCTGCACCAGGTGCGCATCGACACGCAGCAGGCCGACGCAATCCTGGCCTGCGACGTGGTGGTCGGCGCATCGGCCGATGCGTTGCAAACCGTACGGCATGGCCGCACGCGCATCCTGGCGAACATCCACGAGATTCCGGTGGCCGAATCGCTGCGCAATC includes:
- a CDS encoding PoNe immunity protein domain-containing protein; protein product: MKFSDIRRQRFLAEDRAVEREEDLKDRIEDFGKEIHNVALREGARRSYAWKVATESLELLILRYTAGHSILELSRELPSVIAAFGVYVPLNNPPPQEAHTLTITQLEAYVYVMWLLALCRLLDHSELIPTVMSWIDRNAEFNRGRDGLFEAVVEKLTGEKEPVERVLLHPAAYRPLAKATAPDAQDRPALIKEFLDGWYKNMKDCYWHGTHTDKEGSSYFGYWAFEAALVTVLWDIDDSSYRDHLVYPKDLADWTHEHRAEVPPSGPDRTPGGELCLRAGWWFTPALKGSRRYFKHGEMMPVIEGSDYGSTFWQWDVDQSAPKL
- a CDS encoding PoNi-like cognate immunity protein, whose translation is MDEARALERDDDLTYRIGRYTPEIDNSEIVVAARSSFAWSVATSSLELLILRYTAGHPVDELVAELPAVIAAFDRYIPLDNPPPHEAHTLTITQHEAYVYVLWLLSLCRLLGHDKLVPIIIGWLDQQAEFNRGRDGLFESIVEKLTRVNVPAERVLLHPAAYKPLAKVTVASEEDRPARMQEFLDGWYKNMKECYWHDTHKDGEGSSYFGYWAFEAALVTVLWDMDDSSYRDHLVYPKDLADWAREHRTEASPSGPGRTSGGAPCAQAE
- a CDS encoding ester cyclase, with the protein product MSRFEEMLDKAHANAAVVMKLYEECLNQKNYSMAEALIAPSLETPGGQGVEGFLEIIRPLHAAFDPLAFKIEDIIAQGDRVVVRWTMRGTHSGVWAGAAPTHKPVQQTAIVIYQVQDGKIAAYWPMVDRLGLAMQLGLVVAGNGQASPHATST
- a CDS encoding DUF2867 domain-containing protein, with amino-acid sequence MTKARAVPIPSNSVLAPLYAGADLLDAYAIQLPAGASNDLEVLARAALEKQAWWIRALTGARDVVMATVGVKSSRAVGLAAAARGPVIGFFPVLSKSATELVLGEDDRHLDFRVSLQLHTDAAHGRELVAGTVVHCHNRLGRTYLATIAPFHRVIMRASLERAVRTMKIQVDVA
- a CDS encoding Lrp/AsnC family transcriptional regulator, which produces MNVDSVSLDEHCLKILSALQHDGRQTVQQISEAVGLSPTPCWKRIKDMEAAGVIRGYTALVDPEQVGLHVSAVAEVNLDRHSEAMVQRFEEAVAASPQIIRCVSATGPADYILNVTVPDMKHYERFLHEVLFSLPGVTHVRSSIVLREIKSETALPLDHLLPDKPRAVGPRRR
- a CDS encoding indolepyruvate ferredoxin oxidoreductase family protein; the protein is MNAPHDTAALRRPGYQLSDNLWAPSGSVFITGTQALIRVLVMQGRRDAARGLHTQGFVSGYRGSPLGMVDQAIWKAGERFKETGIRFVPAVNEELAATQVLGTQRVESDPERTVEGVFAMWYGKGPGVDRAGDALKHGNAYGSSPHGGVLVVAGDDHGCVSSSMPHQSDHAFMAWRMPVMQPSCVAEYLEFGLYGYELSRYSGAWVGMAALSEIVESAGTVDLDAVNARVMAWEDADTVSTATGHRAPPDGLHYRWPDLPSLRIESRLEDKLAAVAAFTSRNSIDRHVIVSEHAKVGIVTCGKAHHDLMEVLRRLELSPEQLARAGVRLYKIGLSFPLEQTRIKAFAQGLEEILIVEEKGAVVETQLRDIFYNAPAHERPVLVGKHDRDGRPLVSALGELRPSRLIELVAHWLAAHFPDNHDLGDHLQHVRDFTPPELLGNASDSVKRLPYFCAGCPHNTSTKVPEGSTARAGIGCHFMANWMDRSTAGLIQMGGEGVDWISHAMFTKTPHVFQNLGDGTYYHSGYLAIRQAVAAKTTLTYKILFNDAVAMTGGQPIDGVISVDAIARQVESEGVRKVVVVSDAIDKYDAIKNRFPQGTEFHDRAALDDVQRRLREMAGVTVLIYEQTCAAEKRRRRKKGELVDPPKRLFINEAVCEGCGDCTVQSNCVAVLPQETSMGRKRKIDQTSCNKDYSCAKGFCPSFVGVTGGKLRRKSGALAAGRDAFLHRVAALPYPTAHVWTAPYDLLVTGVGGTGVVTVGAVIAMAAHLEGKAASVLDFMGFAQKGGSVLSFVRLADSRDRLHQVRIDTQQADAILACDVVVGASADALQTVRHGRTRILANIHEIPVAESLRNPDADLHVDLLLEKMRFVAGEEQVETFDAQSLAEEFLGDTLAANIVAAGYAWQRGLVPLSLEALMHAIELNGVAVAANQSAFSLGRLAAGDSTALDQLRAVPMDTQAQQADERPLEALLADARRHLTGYQNAAWADRYEARIRALQTREAALAGGDAALPFTRNAARSLLRLMSYKDEYEVARLYTDGAFLQKLHDQFEGELKLEFHMAPPLLARGTNGQPPAKIRLGAWMLPAMKWLALGKHLRGTALDVFGYTQERRLERSLIDQFDARLDELVAELSPGNQKLAAHIAAVPLAIRGYGHVKHANFELAAVREAELMHRFSPERYPRPAAPAKPGQFRGIAVVASGG